The sequence CCATGTTTGCCACCACTGCGCCGCCGCTGCCCATCCACCGCGATCGCATTCGTCCGACAATTCAATCGCTGCAAGATCGGCTGGTGGCCTGGCGGCGCGGCATTCACCAGCGGCCCGAACTGGGGTTTAAAGAATGGCTCACCGCCGACTTTATCTGCGATCACCTTACCGAGTGGGGCATTGACCACCAGCGCCACATTGCCAAAACCGGTGTAGTAGCCGTCATTGCAGGGACGCGCCCCGGACCGGTGCTGGGCATTCGGGCCGACATGGATGCCCTGCCCATTCAGGAAGAAAATGCCGTGCCCTACTGCTCGCAGCACGACGGTGTGATGCACGCCTGCGGCCACGATGGTCATGTGGCGATCGCCCTGGGTACCGCCCACTACTTGGCCACCCACCGCGACAGCTTTGCGGGCACAGTCAAGCTGATCTTTCAGCCTGCCGAAGAGGGGCCAGGTGGGGCCAAACCCATGATCGAGGCTGGAGTATTGAAAAACCCCGACGTGGAGGCCATGATTGGACTCCACCTGTGGAACAATTTGCCCCTGGGGACAGTGGGCGTGCGCACGGGGGCGCTGATGGCTGCCTCAGAATTTTTCACCTGCACCGTGCAGGGTAAGGGCGGCCATGGGGCACTACCCCACCAGACCGTAGACTCGATTGTGGTGGCCGCGCAAATTGTCGGTGCCCTGCAAACCATCGTGGCCCGCAACATTGAGCCCACCAAGGCGGCGGTGGTGACCGTGGGCAAGTTTAATGCAGGCAGCGCCCAAAACGTGATCGCCGACAGTGCCACCTTAGGCGGCACCGTGCGCTACTTTGACCCCGCCTACGCCGACTACTTTGCCCCCCGGATGGAGCAGATCATCGGGGGCATATGTCAGGCCCACGGGGCCAGCTACGACTTCGACTACCGGGCGCTGTACCCGCCTGTGATCAACGATGCGGCCATGGCCGATCTGGTGCGATCGGTGGCCCTTTCGGTGGTAGAAACCGCCGCCGGGGTGGTGCCCGACTGCCACACGATGGGGGGTGAAGACATGGCTTTCTTTTTGCAAGAGGTGCCGGGGTGCTATTT is a genomic window of Nodosilinea sp. E11 containing:
- a CDS encoding M20 family metallopeptidase, giving the protein MFATTAPPLPIHRDRIRPTIQSLQDRLVAWRRGIHQRPELGFKEWLTADFICDHLTEWGIDHQRHIAKTGVVAVIAGTRPGPVLGIRADMDALPIQEENAVPYCSQHDGVMHACGHDGHVAIALGTAHYLATHRDSFAGTVKLIFQPAEEGPGGAKPMIEAGVLKNPDVEAMIGLHLWNNLPLGTVGVRTGALMAASEFFTCTVQGKGGHGALPHQTVDSIVVAAQIVGALQTIVARNIEPTKAAVVTVGKFNAGSAQNVIADSATLGGTVRYFDPAYADYFAPRMEQIIGGICQAHGASYDFDYRALYPPVINDAAMADLVRSVALSVVETAAGVVPDCHTMGGEDMAFFLQEVPGCYFFLGSANAEKALAYPHHHPRFDFDETALGLGVEMFVRCVEAYCPRR